A section of the Enterococcus montenegrensis genome encodes:
- a CDS encoding NAD(P)H-dependent oxidoreductase, whose translation MKIVGIVGSNADLSYNRLLLKFIGKKFGHLFDFELLEITDVPLFNQSQDATNSPAIQKLNHKIKMADGVIIATPEHNHTIPAALKSVLEWLSFKIHPLENKPVMIVGASYYDQGSSRAQLHLRQILDAPGVNAIVMPGNEFLLGKVKNAFDENDNLKDQGTIDFLGSTLEKFLQFVNVTALLNPKPKAEPEDLYATGKIDTTIEGADMWADDWLEQATAIVEPAVGRDYVKLDRGLLTVDQLNYFLDSMPMELTYADSNNQFLYYNQKKPANEMLAPRVPGQVGNPLAKCHPEKAYQNVEWVIQQLRSGATDVVRVHVPKQMPEKYIVHNYQAMHDKQGNYMGINEYILDFKPIVEWYLQQTGQKLVGDVDGVTSASKKNETPAVDGVSSASKKDAASAVSAVTPTPAVDGISSASKKD comes from the coding sequence ATGAAAATCGTCGGTATTGTCGGATCAAATGCAGATCTTTCTTATAACCGTCTTTTGTTAAAATTTATTGGTAAAAAATTTGGTCATTTATTTGACTTTGAGTTGTTGGAAATCACCGATGTTCCCTTATTTAATCAAAGCCAGGATGCAACAAATAGTCCAGCTATTCAAAAATTAAATCACAAAATTAAAATGGCAGATGGTGTAATTATCGCAACTCCAGAACACAACCACACTATTCCGGCTGCTTTAAAAAGTGTGCTTGAATGGTTATCTTTTAAAATTCATCCCCTTGAAAATAAACCGGTTATGATCGTGGGAGCTTCTTATTATGACCAAGGTTCTTCCCGGGCACAACTACATTTACGTCAAATATTAGATGCGCCTGGTGTCAATGCGATTGTTATGCCAGGAAATGAATTCTTATTGGGAAAAGTAAAAAATGCTTTTGATGAAAATGATAATTTGAAAGATCAAGGAACAATTGATTTTCTTGGGAGCACATTGGAAAAATTTCTTCAATTTGTCAATGTCACGGCTTTATTAAATCCTAAGCCCAAAGCAGAACCAGAAGATTTATATGCAACTGGTAAAATTGACACAACAATTGAAGGTGCCGATATGTGGGCAGATGACTGGTTGGAACAAGCGACAGCAATCGTTGAACCTGCAGTAGGTCGTGATTATGTTAAATTAGACCGGGGACTTTTAACCGTGGATCAATTGAATTATTTCTTAGATTCGATGCCGATGGAATTAACCTATGCCGATAGCAACAATCAATTTTTATATTATAACCAAAAAAAGCCCGCTAATGAGATGTTAGCGCCGCGCGTGCCAGGCCAAGTGGGAAATCCATTGGCAAAATGTCATCCAGAAAAAGCTTATCAGAATGTCGAATGGGTAATTCAACAATTGCGCTCAGGTGCCACCGATGTCGTTCGCGTACACGTTCCAAAACAAATGCCTGAAAAATATATTGTTCATAATTATCAAGCTATGCATGATAAACAAGGCAATTATATGGGAATTAATGAATATATTTTAGACTTTAAGCCAATTGTCGAATGGTACTTGCAACAAACGGGGCAAAAATTAGTTGGCGATGTCGACGGCGTAACTAGTGCTTCTAAAAAAAATGAAACACCTGCAGTTGACGGCGTCTCCAGTGCTTCTAAAAAAGACGCAGCGTCTGCAGTAAGTGCTGTAACACCAACACCTGCAGTTGATGGTATCTCTAGCGCTTCTAAAAAGGATTAG